In Nocardioides sp. JS614, the sequence GCCCGGGACCGCGCCGAGACCGGCGTCCGCGCGTTCGTCTGACGTCTCACACCTTCCGATCGCCGAGGAGTCCCATGACCGTCGACCCGCAGATCGCCGCCTTGCTCGAGTTCATCGCCTCGGTCGAGGCCAAGCCGATGTCCGAGGGCACCCCGGAGGAGGCCCGCCAGGGCTTCCGCACGCTGACCGTCGACCTGCGCGACCCGGCCGCCGTGCCCGCCGTGCGCTCGGTCGAGGAGACCACCGTGCCGGGCGCCGCAGGTGACCTGCCCGCCCGCGTCTACCGGCCCGGGCTCGACGGTCCGCTCCCGACGATCGTGCTGCTGCACGGCGGCGGGTTCGTGATCGGCGACCTCGACACGCACGACATCACCGCCCGCACGTTGGCCAACGGCTGTGCGGCAGTCGTGGTCTCGGTCGACTACCGGCTGGCGCCCGAGCATCCGTTCCCGGCGCCCGTGGACGACGCCGTCGCGGCCGCCCGCCACGTCGCGGACCACCTCGCCGACTTCGGTGGCGACGACCGGGTCGCGCTCGCCGGTGACAGCGCCGGCGGCAACCTCTCGGCCGTCGTCGCGCAGGCGTTCCGCGAGGAGGGCCGTCCGCTCGCCGGGCAGCTCCTGATCTACCCGGTCACGGACATGACCGGCGAGTACCCCTCCCACACCGAGAACGCCGAGGGCCTCTTCCTCGACCTCGCGACCATGGCCTGGTTCCAGCAGCAGTACGCCGGCCACCTCGCCGACCTCGCCGACCCGCGACTGTCCCCGCTGCTCGGCGACCTGCACGGGCTGGCGCCCGCCGTGGTGGTGGTCGCGGAGCTCGACCCGCTGCGCGACGACGGCCTCGCCTACGCCACCGCGCTCGCGGCCGCAGGCGTGCCCGTCGAGGTGCGCAGGTTCCCCGGGCTGGTGCACGGCTTCGTCGACATGGGCCGCCACTCCGAGGCCGCCCAGCGGGCACTCGACGAGACCTGCGCGCTGTTCCGGGCGGTGCTGCACGGCTGACGCGGGTGCGGGTCAGCTGCCGACCGTGCCGATCGCCGTCCCGATCAGGAGCGCGAGCAGGAACGCCGGGCCGCCACGCTCGCCCGCCCCTGGAACCTCCCCGGAGAACCCCTGGGACACCGTGACGTGGTCGACGTCCCCGCGCGCCACGGCCGTGCGCGGGTCCTCGGGCTCGTGGTCCGCTCCCCGGCGACGAGCCCGAGGACGACCAGGCCGAGGCACGCTCCGAGCAGCGTCCACCCGGCGACCCGAGCGGTCCACGATCCCGCCGGATGCACGGCGACGCCCGACGGAGCAGCCGGGCCTCGACGGCCCCACCGGTCCTCCCCCGAGCTGCCACGCTCGCACGGTGGGCGCGATCCGCAGGGCGCGATGTCGAGAACGCCGAGGTCGCGCCGTCCCAGGGGTGTGCCACCACAATGGCGGCACCGGACCCGAGGAGAGATCACGATGGCGAAGTACCTGCTGCTCAAGCACTACCGCGGCCCGAAGCCGCTCGACTGCGCACCGATGGACGAGTGGACGCCGCAGGAGGTCGACGCGCACATGGCGTTCATGGGCCACGTGGCCGACCAGCTGCGCGAGCGCGGCGAGTTCGTCGACGCGCAGGCCCTGTCGCCGGACGGCGCGTGGGTGCGCTTCGACGGGGACGGCCGGCCGCCGGTCACCGACGGCCCGTTCGCGGAGACCAAGGACCTGATCGCCGGCTGGATGGTGATCGACGTCGACTCCGTCGAGCGCGCCCACGAGGCCGCGGCGTACCTCTCGTCGGCGCCGGGCCCGGGCGGCGAGCCGATCCGGGAGTGGATCGAGGTGCGGCCGTTCCTGGAGCAGCCGCAGGCCGTCACCGAGTGATCGACTGATCGCCGGTGGAGGAGCTGGTCCGGGAGCTGGTGCCCCAGGTCCTCGGTGTCCTCGTCCGTCGCGGAGCCGACTTCGCGTCGGCCGAGGACGCCGTCCAGGAGGCGCTCGTCGAGGCGGTACGCCGCTGGCCGGACGCGCCGCCGGACGACCCGAAGGCATGGCTGGTCACGGTGGCCTGGCGCAAGGTCGTCGACGCCGGGCGCTCCGAGTCGGCGCGCCGGGCCCGCGAGGAGCGCGTGCACGAGGAGCCGGCGCCGGGACCCGCGGCGGGGCAGGACGACACCCTGCTGCTGCTGTTCCTGTGCTGCCACCCCGCGCTCAGCCCGTCCTCGGCGGTCGCGCTCACGCTGCGCGCGGTCGGCGGGCTGACCACCCGGCAGATCGCCGCGGCGTACCTCGTGCCGGAGGCGACGATGGCCCAGCGGATCAGCCGGGCGAAGCGCACGGTCGCCGACGCCGGCGTCGGCGCACCCGGTGACCTGCGGCGGGTGCTGACCGTGCTGTACGTGGTGTTCAACGAGGGCTACTCCGGCGACGTCGACCTCGCGGCCGAGGCGATCCGCCTGACCCGGATGCTCGCCGAGGCGAGCGACGAGCCCGAGGTCGCCGGCCTGCTCGCGCTGATGCTGCTCCACCACGCCCGCCGCGCCGCCCGCTGGACCGAGCAGGGCGCGCTGGTGCCGCTCGCCGAGCAGGACCGCAGCCGCTGGGACACCGCGCTGGTCGCCGAGGGGGTCGAGATCCTGCAGGCCGCGCTCGCCCGCGACCGGCTCGGGGAGTACCAGGCCCAGGCCGCGATCGCCGCCCTGCACTGCGACGCCCGCTCGACGGAGGAGACCGACTGGCCGCAGGTCCTGGAGTGGTACGACGAGCTGCTCGGCCTCACCGACTCACCCGTGGTCGCCCTCAACCGGGTGGTCGCGGTCGGCGAGGTCGACGGACCCTTGGTCGGCCTCCGCGAGCTGGCGTCGGTGCCGGCGGACGTGCCGCGTCGTACCGCCGTCGAGGCGTGGCTGCACGAGCGCGCCGGCGACACCGCCCTCGCGGGCCGGCTCTACGCGGCGGCCGCGGCCGCCGCGAGCAGCGCCGTCGAGCGCGACCACCTCACCCGACAGGCGGCTCGGCTGCGGCACGACTGACCAGGACCCGGAACCCCCTGGCGCTGGCGAGCCGCTCCGTCGGCCAGCCCTGCTCGCCCAGCCAACGCTGCAGCGAGTCGGCGCCGAGGTTCTTGCCCACCACCATCACGGCGCGGCCGCCCGGCGCAAGCCGCGGCAGCCAGGTGAGCAGCAGCTCGTGCAGCGCCTGCTTGCCGATCCGGATCGGCGGGTTGGACCAGATCTCGTCGTACACCTCGTTGGTCGGCACCTGCTCGGGCCGGCAGGCGACGAACCGGCCGTCGACGCGCATCGCCCGGGCGTTCTCGTTCGCGAGCGCGATCGCGCGGTCGTTGACGTCGATCGCGGTGATCGAGGCGAGCGGTACGGCGGCGGCGATCGCCAGCCCGATCACGCCGTACCCGCAGCCGAGGTCGAGGAACCGGCCCTGCACGGGCGGCTCCGTCTCGCGGAACAGCACCGCGGTCGCGTGGTCGAGGTGGCCCCGGCTGAACACACCGGAGCCGCTGACCAGCGTCAGCTCCCGGCCCCACACCTCGCAGGTGAACGGCTCGCGCTCGAACGGCACCGACGGGTCGGCGCTGAAGTAGTGGTCCTCACTCATCGGCGACCCTCTTCGCTCGTGTCTGCTCGGCCCGGGCGGCGAGCTCGTCGTCGGCCGGGTAGGCGACCTCCTCCAGCGTGAGGCCGTGGGCGTGCACGACCGCCACCGCGGGATCACGCGCCTCCGCCCGCAGGATGTCCTCGGCCCAGGCGACCGGCTTGCGCGCCTCCCCGACGGCGATCAGGCAGCCGACCAGGGACCGGACCATGCTGTGGCAGAACGCGTCGGCGCGGACCGTCCCGACCAGCACGCCGGCCGGGTCCCGCGCCCAGGACAGCTCAAGCAGGGTCCGGATCGTGGTCGCGCCCTCCCGCTGCTTGCAGAAGGACGCGAAGTCGTGCCGGCCGACCAGGAACGCGGACGCCGCGTTCATCGCGTCGAGGTCCAGGGCTCGTGGCCAGGCCAGGACGTGGGAGCGGGTCAGCGGGTCCACTACGGCCGGGGTGTCGGCGATCCGGTAGGCGTAGCGCCGCCACAGTGCCCCGAACCGGGCGTCGAACCCCGCGGGCGCCTCGACCGCCCGGCGCACCCGTACGTCGGCGGGCAGTCGCCCGTTGAGCCGCCGTACCAGCCCCTCGACGGTGGCCGGCTCGAGGCCGTCCAGGTCGGCGTGCACCACCTGGCCGCGCGCGTGGACGCCGGCGTCGGTGCGGCCGGCGCAGACCACGGCGACCTCCGGGACCCGCAGCACCGTCGCGAGGGCGTCGCTCAGCTCGCCCTGCACGGTCCGCAGCCCCGGCTGGCTCGCCCAGCCGTGGAAGTCGGTGCCGTCGTAGGCGAGGTCGAGCCGGATCCGCACGGGCCAACCCTATTGCGGTACTCGACGCTGCTCCGGGACGGGGACGTCCCTGACCTGTCGCACACCCCCGCCGGCGGGTCGCGTGCGCGTTCGTCAGGGACGCGGCACGCCCCGGGGTCAGGCCTCCAGCTCCGAGCGGTACGGCGGGTCCGCGCCGGGCCGGGAGACCGTGACGGCCGCGGCCCGCGTCGCGTGCGCCAGCACCTCCGCGATCACGCCGGGGTCCAGCTCCCTCAGCTCGGAGCGATGGTCCGCGCCGAGCAGGTCCCGCTGCCACAGGGCGTCGACGACGGCCGCGCCGAACGTGTCGCCGGCGCCGATGGTGTCGGCGACCTCGACGGGCAGGGAGGCCGCCTCGACGATCGCGTGCGCAGCGAACCAGGCGGCGCCGTTGCCGCCGCGGGTGACGACCACGCCGGCCGGGCCGAGCGCGAGCAGGTGGCGCGCCGCCGCCTCCTCGTCGAGCTGTGGGTAGAGGTGGGCGAGGTCCTCGTCGGACGCCTTGACCAGGTCGGTGACTGCGGCGAGCCGTTCCACGAGCGCGACCACGTCCGGGCCGGTGCCGGTGATGGCGGGTCGCGCGTTCACGTCGTAGCTGATCGTGGCGCGGTCGCGCAGCCGCTCGACCAGGGCGAGCACCCCGTCGGCGCCCGGCTCGAGCACCGCGCCCAGCGAGCAGGTGTGCAGCACCAGCGGGGCGGGCTCGGCGCTGACGTCCGGGATCTGCCACTCCAGGTCGAACTCGTAGCTGGCCGCCCCGTCGGCGCCGATGGTCGCCGCGGCGGTCGCGGTCCGGGCCAGGACGTGCGGGTCGCCGGCGAGCTCGACCCCGGCCCTGGCCAGGTGGTCGGCGAGCACCCGGCCCCGCTCGTCCGCCGCCCACGCCGTCACGAACCGGACCCGGCGGCCCAGCCGGGCCAGCGCGACGGCAACGTTGGCGGCGCTGCCGCCGGCGTACTCCGTGGTGTTCCCGTCTGGACCGTGCACGATGTCGACCAGCGACTCCCCCACCACCAGCACGCTGCCCACACTCTCCATGGGGATTTCTCTACCATGCGGACATGCAGGTGCACCCGTGGGACCCCGGCTCCCCGGTCCCGCCGTACGAGCAGCTGCGCAGCCAGCTGGCCGCCCGCGCCGCGTCCGGTGACCTGGCAGCCGGGACCCGACTGCCGACGGTGCGGGCACTGGCCGCGGAGCTGGGCCTCGCGGTGAACACCGTGGCCCGCGCCTACCGCGAGCTCGAGGCCGACGGCGTGGTCGTGACCGAGGGGCGCCGCGGCACTTTCGTCGCCGCCTCGGCGGCCGGCCGGTCCACCGAGGCCGCCGACGCCGCCGCGGCGTACGTCGCCACCGCCCGCCGGCTCGGCCTCACCCTCCCCGAGGCCACCCGCCTCCTCGAACAGCACTGGCCCACCTGATCCCACGTTGATTCGGGACTCAACCGGAGAAAATGACGCCGACCCGCCCGAGGTCTCGGGCGGGTCGGCGGCTCGGACGGGGCCGGCTCAGGCCTTGTCGTCCTCGGTGCTCTCCTCGGTGCTCTCCGCGGCTGGCTCCTCGGTGGCGGCCTCGTCCTCGACGGGCTGCTCCTCGGTGACCACGCTCTCCTCGGGCGACGCCTCGTCGGTCAGCTCGGTGGGAGCCTCCTCGACAGCCGTCTCCTCGGCCACGGTCTCCTCGGCGGGCGCCTCCTCGACCGGCGCCGGGGCGGTTGCGGCCGGTGCGGCCTTCTTCGCCTTCGGGGCCGACGGCTTGTAGGCCTCGGTCACGAGCTCGATGACGGCCATCGGGGCGTTGTCGCCCTTGCGGGGACCGATCTTCGTGATCCGGGTGTAGCCACCCGGACGCTCGGCGAAGGTCGGCGCGATCTCGGTGAAGAGGGTGTGGACGACCGACTTGTCGCGGATGGTCTTGAGGACCTCACGACGGTTGTGCAGGTCGCCCTTCTTCGCCTTGGTGATCAGCTTCTCCGCGTGCGGACGCAGCGCGCGCGCCCGCGACTCGGTGGTCGTGATCCGGCCGTGCTCGAACAGCTGGGTGGCCAGGTTCGACAGGATCAGGCGCTGGTGGGACGGGCTGCCGCCGAGGCGGGGACCCTTGGTGGGCTTGGGCATTGTCTTCTCTCTCCTCCCGAGCCGTACCAGGTACTCGGGTAGATCCTTCTTGTGAGGTACCCACCCGCGGTGGCCACGGTTTCGATCGTCACCACCGACGGGGTCTGGGGCGAAGCCCCAGTTGGGCTAGTACGGGCGAAGCCCGTTCGATCAGTACTGCTCGTCTTCGACGAACGCGTCGTCGTCGTCATCGCCGTACGCCGCGAGCGCGGCGTGCGGGTCGAAGCCGGGCGCGCTGTCCTTGAGGGACAGGCCCATCTCGACCAGCTTGGCCTTGACCTCGTCGATCGACTTCGCACCGAAGTTGCGGATGTCGAGCAGGTCCTGCTCCGAGCGGCTGATGAGCTCACCCACGGTGTGGATGCCCTCGCGCTTGAGGCAGTTGTAGGAGCGGACGGTCAACTGCAGGTCCTCGACCGGGAGGGCGAGGTCCGCGGCCAGCTGCTCGTCGACCGGCGACGGGCCGATGTCGATGCCCTCGGCCTCGACGTTCAGCTCGCGGGCCAGGCCGAAGAGCTCGACCAGGGTCTTGCCGGCCGACGCGATCGCGTCGCGGGGCCGGATCGACGGCTTGGTCTCGACGTCGATGACGAGCTTGTCGAAGTCGGTGCGCTGCTCGACACGGGTGGCCTCGACCTTGTAGGTCACCTTGAGGACCGGGCTGTAGATCGAGTCGACCGGCATCCGGCCGATCTCGTTGTCGGCGCCCTTGTTCTGGACGGCGGAGACGTAGCCACGGCCACGCTCGACGACCAGCTCCATCTCCAGCTTGCCCTTGTCGGACAGGGTCGCGATCTTCAGGTCGGGGTTGTGCACCTCGACACCGGCCGGCGGCGCGATGTCGGCGGCGGTCACGTCACCGGCACCCGACTTGCGCAGGTACATGGTGACGGGCTCGTCGTGCTCCGAGGAGACGACGAGACCCTTGAGGTTGAGGATGACCTCCGTGACGTCCTCCTTGACCCCCTCGATGGTGGAGAACTCGTGGAGGACGTTGTCGATCTTGATGCTCGTGACCGAGGCACCCGGGATCGAGCTGAGGAGGGTACGGCGGAGCGAGTTGCCCAGCGTGTAGCCGAAGCCGGGCTCCAGGGGCTCGATCACGAACCGCGAGCGGAACTCGTCGACGGTCTCTTCCGACAGGGTGGGGCGCTGTGCGATGAGCACTGGTTCTTTCCTTTCCGGACCTACCCGCTATTTGACAGGTCCGAACTTCAGGGTTGACGGAAGGCGATCCACCGGCCACTCCGGCCCCAGACCCGGGGGTCTGGGGGCGGAGCCCCCAGTGGGGGTTCAAGGGGGCGAAGCCCCCTTGTGTCTACTTCTTGGAGTAGTACTCGACGATGAGCTGCTCCTGGACCGGGATGTCGATCTGCGCGCGCACGGGGAGCTGGTGGACCAGGACCCGCATCCGCGACGGGATCGCCTCGAGCCACGCGGGCACGACGCGCTCGCCGTGGGTCTCGCGCGCCACGATGAACGGGGTCATCTCCAGCGACTTCTCGCGGACGTCGATGACGTCGTGCGCGGTGACCTGGAAGGACGGGATGTCGACCTTCTTGCCGTTCACCTTGAAGTGGCCGTGCGTCACGAGCTGACGGGCGTGGCGACGGGTCCGGGCGAAGCCGGCGCGGTAGACCACGTTGTCGAGGCGGCACTCCAGCAGCTGGAGCAGGTTGTCACCGGTCTTCCCGGCGCGACGCGAGGCCTCGGTGTAGTAGTTGTGGAACTGCTTCTCGAGGACGCCGTAGGTGAAGCGCGCCTTCTGCTTCTCCCGGAGCTGGAGGAGGTACTCGCTCTCCTTGATCCGGCCGCGGCCGTGCTGGCCGGGGGGGTAGGGGCGACGCTCGTAAGCCGAGTCGCCACCGACGAGGTCGACACCGAGGCGGCGCGACTTCTTGGTCATGGGTCCGGTGTAACGGGCCATTGCTACAAGTCTCCTGTTCTCAGGTGTCGGGTCAGACGCGCCGGCGCTTGGGCGGGCGGCATCCGTTGTGGGGCGTCGGCGTGACGTCCTGGATGGTGCCGACCTCGAGGCCGATCGCACCCAGGGAACGGATCGCCGTCTCGCGGCCCGAGCCCGGGCCCTTCACGAAGACGTCGATCTTCTTCATGCCGTGCTCCATCGCCCGACGACCGGCAGCCTCGGCTGCCATCTGCGCGGCGAACGGGGTGGACTTGCGGGAGCCCTTGAAGCCGACGGTGCCGGCCGAGGCCCACGAGATCACCGCACCGGTGGGGTCGGTGATCGTGACGATGGTGTTGTTGAACGTGCTCTTGATGTGGGCCTCGCCCATCGCGACGTTCTTCTTCTCCTTGCGGCGCACCTTCTTGGCGCCGGCCGCAGTGCGGCTCTTGGGAGGCATGCAGTATCTCCTGGAAGTAGCTGGTCTGTGGTGGTCAGTGCTGACGGCGGTTGAGGCGCAAGCGGAGCGAGCCTCGAAACCCCGTCAGATCACTTGGCCTTCTTCTTGCCGGCAACCGTGCGCTTCGGACCCTTGCGGGTGCGGGCGTTGGTCTTGGTGCGCTGACCGCGGACCGGGAGGCCCTGGCGGTGACGGCGACCCTGGTAGCTGCCGATCTCGATCTTGCGCCGGATGTCGGCCTGGACCTCGCGACGGAGGTCACCCTCGATCTTGAAGTTGGCTTCGATCTCGTCACGGAGCTTGACCAGCTCTTCGTCACCCAGCTGGTGGACGCGGAGGTCGGGGTTGACCCCGGTGGCCTCCAGGACCTGCTGGGCGCGGGTACGGCCGATGCCGTAGATGTAGGTGAGTGCGATCTCGATGCGCTTGTCGCGCGGGAGGTCCACACCAACGAGGCGTGCCATGTGGGCGGTTTCCTTCTGTTGTTCGCAGCGGTTTCGGTCGTGTCGCATCCCGGCCTCGTAGTGTCCCGGGCTCCGGCCGTCTGCTCCGGAGGTGGCTTCGCTCGTCGTCCGACGGGCTAGCGATCACGTTGTGGGTTCTTCAGTTGTGCGGTTCTGCGGCTCAGCCCTGACGCTGCTTGTGGCGCGGGTTCTCGCAGATGACCATGACGCGGCCGTGGCGACGGATCACCTTGCACTTGTCACAGATCGGCTTGACGCTCGGCTTGACCTTCACTGTCAGGCCCTTTCCGGTGAGTAGCGGCTTGCTTACTTGTACCGGTAGACGATCCGACCTCGGGTGAGGTCGTACGGCGAGAGCTCCACCACGACCCGGTCCTCGGGGAGGATCCGGATGTAGTGCTGGCGCATCTTGCCGCTGATGTGGGCGAGAACCTTGTGGCCGTTGCTCAGCTCCACGCGGAACATCGCGTTCGGGAGGGCCTCCACGACGGTGCCCTCGATCTCGATCACGCCTTCTTTCTTCGGCATGTCCTCCACAATCTGTTGATCGTTTGTCTACCGTCGGCCCGGGAACCGCCCCAGCACTCCCGTCCTTCCGGGGGTTCAAGGGGGCGGAGCCCCCTTGTGGGTGGACCTCGTAGCGCCGCCCGTCGAACCTCATTCCGGACACGCGCACGAGCCACTCCGAGGAGTGATCCGA encodes:
- a CDS encoding RNA polymerase sigma factor, with the protein product MEELVRELVPQVLGVLVRRGADFASAEDAVQEALVEAVRRWPDAPPDDPKAWLVTVAWRKVVDAGRSESARRAREERVHEEPAPGPAAGQDDTLLLLFLCCHPALSPSSAVALTLRAVGGLTTRQIAAAYLVPEATMAQRISRAKRTVADAGVGAPGDLRRVLTVLYVVFNEGYSGDVDLAAEAIRLTRMLAEASDEPEVAGLLALMLLHHARRAARWTEQGALVPLAEQDRSRWDTALVAEGVEILQAALARDRLGEYQAQAAIAALHCDARSTEETDWPQVLEWYDELLGLTDSPVVALNRVVAVGEVDGPLVGLRELASVPADVPRRTAVEAWLHERAGDTALAGRLYAAAAAAASSAVERDHLTRQAARLRHD
- the truA gene encoding tRNA pseudouridine(38-40) synthase TruA, whose protein sequence is MRIRLDLAYDGTDFHGWASQPGLRTVQGELSDALATVLRVPEVAVVCAGRTDAGVHARGQVVHADLDGLEPATVEGLVRRLNGRLPADVRVRRAVEAPAGFDARFGALWRRYAYRIADTPAVVDPLTRSHVLAWPRALDLDAMNAASAFLVGRHDFASFCKQREGATTIRTLLELSWARDPAGVLVGTVRADAFCHSMVRSLVGCLIAVGEARKPVAWAEDILRAEARDPAVAVVHAHGLTLEEVAYPADDELAARAEQTRAKRVADE
- a CDS encoding DNA-directed RNA polymerase subunit alpha, whose translation is MLIAQRPTLSEETVDEFRSRFVIEPLEPGFGYTLGNSLRRTLLSSIPGASVTSIKIDNVLHEFSTIEGVKEDVTEVILNLKGLVVSSEHDEPVTMYLRKSGAGDVTAADIAPPAGVEVHNPDLKIATLSDKGKLEMELVVERGRGYVSAVQNKGADNEIGRMPVDSIYSPVLKVTYKVEATRVEQRTDFDKLVIDVETKPSIRPRDAIASAGKTLVELFGLARELNVEAEGIDIGPSPVDEQLAADLALPVEDLQLTVRSYNCLKREGIHTVGELISRSEQDLLDIRNFGAKSIDEVKAKLVEMGLSLKDSAPGFDPHAALAAYGDDDDDAFVEDEQY
- a CDS encoding GntR family transcriptional regulator, coding for MQVHPWDPGSPVPPYEQLRSQLAARAASGDLAAGTRLPTVRALAAELGLAVNTVARAYRELEADGVVVTEGRRGTFVAASAAGRSTEAADAAAAYVATARRLGLTLPEATRLLEQHWPT
- the rpmJ gene encoding 50S ribosomal protein L36, translated to MKVKPSVKPICDKCKVIRRHGRVMVICENPRHKQRQG
- the rpsK gene encoding 30S ribosomal protein S11 codes for the protein MPPKSRTAAGAKKVRRKEKKNVAMGEAHIKSTFNNTIVTITDPTGAVISWASAGTVGFKGSRKSTPFAAQMAAEAAGRRAMEHGMKKIDVFVKGPGSGRETAIRSLGAIGLEVGTIQDVTPTPHNGCRPPKRRRV
- the infA gene encoding translation initiation factor IF-1 codes for the protein MPKKEGVIEIEGTVVEALPNAMFRVELSNGHKVLAHISGKMRQHYIRILPEDRVVVELSPYDLTRGRIVYRYK
- a CDS encoding YciI family protein, with product MAKYLLLKHYRGPKPLDCAPMDEWTPQEVDAHMAFMGHVADQLRERGEFVDAQALSPDGAWVRFDGDGRPPVTDGPFAETKDLIAGWMVIDVDSVERAHEAAAYLSSAPGPGGEPIREWIEVRPFLEQPQAVTE
- a CDS encoding class I SAM-dependent methyltransferase, with amino-acid sequence MSEDHYFSADPSVPFEREPFTCEVWGRELTLVSGSGVFSRGHLDHATAVLFRETEPPVQGRFLDLGCGYGVIGLAIAAAVPLASITAIDVNDRAIALANENARAMRVDGRFVACRPEQVPTNEVYDEIWSNPPIRIGKQALHELLLTWLPRLAPGGRAVMVVGKNLGADSLQRWLGEQGWPTERLASARGFRVLVSRAAAEPPVG
- the rpsM gene encoding 30S ribosomal protein S13 — protein: MARLVGVDLPRDKRIEIALTYIYGIGRTRAQQVLEATGVNPDLRVHQLGDEELVKLRDEIEANFKIEGDLRREVQADIRRKIEIGSYQGRRHRQGLPVRGQRTKTNARTRKGPKRTVAGKKKAK
- the rpsD gene encoding 30S ribosomal protein S4, whose amino-acid sequence is MARYTGPMTKKSRRLGVDLVGGDSAYERRPYPPGQHGRGRIKESEYLLQLREKQKARFTYGVLEKQFHNYYTEASRRAGKTGDNLLQLLECRLDNVVYRAGFARTRRHARQLVTHGHFKVNGKKVDIPSFQVTAHDVIDVREKSLEMTPFIVARETHGERVVPAWLEAIPSRMRVLVHQLPVRAQIDIPVQEQLIVEYYSKK
- a CDS encoding carbohydrate kinase family protein, with the translated sequence MESVGSVLVVGESLVDIVHGPDGNTTEYAGGSAANVAVALARLGRRVRFVTAWAADERGRVLADHLARAGVELAGDPHVLARTATAAATIGADGAASYEFDLEWQIPDVSAEPAPLVLHTCSLGAVLEPGADGVLALVERLRDRATISYDVNARPAITGTGPDVVALVERLAAVTDLVKASDEDLAHLYPQLDEEAAARHLLALGPAGVVVTRGGNGAAWFAAHAIVEAASLPVEVADTIGAGDTFGAAVVDALWQRDLLGADHRSELRELDPGVIAEVLAHATRAAAVTVSRPGADPPYRSELEA
- a CDS encoding alpha/beta hydrolase, which produces MTVDPQIAALLEFIASVEAKPMSEGTPEEARQGFRTLTVDLRDPAAVPAVRSVEETTVPGAAGDLPARVYRPGLDGPLPTIVLLHGGGFVIGDLDTHDITARTLANGCAAVVVSVDYRLAPEHPFPAPVDDAVAAARHVADHLADFGGDDRVALAGDSAGGNLSAVVAQAFREEGRPLAGQLLIYPVTDMTGEYPSHTENAEGLFLDLATMAWFQQQYAGHLADLADPRLSPLLGDLHGLAPAVVVVAELDPLRDDGLAYATALAAAGVPVEVRRFPGLVHGFVDMGRHSEAAQRALDETCALFRAVLHG
- the rplQ gene encoding 50S ribosomal protein L17, whose translation is MPKPTKGPRLGGSPSHQRLILSNLATQLFEHGRITTTESRARALRPHAEKLITKAKKGDLHNRREVLKTIRDKSVVHTLFTEIAPTFAERPGGYTRITKIGPRKGDNAPMAVIELVTEAYKPSAPKAKKAAPAATAPAPVEEAPAEETVAEETAVEEAPTELTDEASPEESVVTEEQPVEDEAATEEPAAESTEESTEDDKA